One genomic region from Cryptomeria japonica unplaced genomic scaffold, Sugi_1.0 HiC_scaffold_837, whole genome shotgun sequence encodes:
- the LOC131037052 gene encoding G-type lectin S-receptor-like serine/threonine-protein kinase At5g35370, producing the protein MYLHFGCRFFCYGSPCETCYPFATFFVIYDSNGNLKDLQMVWSSNRDHMVQENATLILTSTRELLLMDSDGSVVWSKNTSTQDFEGMVVNESGNLVLYNTSNGIIWQSSDHPTDTILLLQKFKVGQKLIANTCPTNTSQALLVSSLCASIQRHVEAMVFAQVGSVAVQKRAMFFIRYGANFSRDLCYLESNVFSHQMNNQSDEFYSSTAYIKIHLMPEQNKHLVLVTTISAIGGVLLLFLLLCSCIRKYQKVKQEKEKHEDDRIDLLTRLPLHYSFQELQIATNNFSVKLGRGGFGSVYEGVLSDSSRMAVKILDKTGQGKKEFWAEVETLVKVDHFNLVRLKDFCAEKTHVMLVYEHLPNGSLDKWIFPNKMHHYMLEWKTRHKVVLNIARGLAYLHEDC; encoded by the exons ATGTATCTGCACTTTGGATGCAGATTCTTTTGCTATGGGAGTCCTTGTGAGACATGCTACCCATTTGCAACTTTCTTTGTTATCTATGACAGTAACGGTAACCTGAAAGATTTGCAAATGGTTTGGAGCTCAAACAGAGACCACATGGTGCAGGAAAACGCAACCCTTATACTTACCTCCACTAGAGAACTTTTGTTAATGGACTCAGATGGCAGTGTCGTCTGGTCTAAAAATACTTCTACCCAAGATTTTGAAGGGATGGTGGTAAATGAATCAGGAAACCTTGTTCTCTATAACACCTCCAACGGTATCATATGGCAGTCTTCTGATCATCCCACAGATACAATCCTATTATTGCAGAAGTTCAAGGTGGGGCAGAAGCTTATAGCAAACACTTGTCCTACTAATACAAGCCAAG CTTTACTGGTGAGCTCACTTTGTGCGAGTATCCAACGCCATGTGGAAGCTATGGTGTTTGCACAGGTGGGCAGTGTAGCTGTCCAAAAGAGGGCAATGTTTTTTATCAG GTATGGTGCCAATTTTTCCAGAGATCTTTGTTATCTGGAGTCCAATGTCTTTTCTCATCAAATGAATAATCAAAGTGATGAGTTTTATAGTTCTACTGCTTATATTAAAATTCACTTAATGCCTGAGCAGAATAAGCATTTGGTTTTAGTTACAACTATTTCTGCTATTGGTGGAGTACTTCTCTTGTTTCTGTTATTATGTTCATGCATAAGGAAGTATCAAAAGGtcaaacaagaaaaggaaaaacatGAGGATGATCGCATTGATCTGCTGACAAGATTACCTCTGCATTACTCGTTCCAAGAATTACAGATTGCTACAAATAATTTCAGTGTAAAGTTGGGAAGAGGGGGATTTGGTTCAGTTTATGAAGGTGTTTTGTCGGACAGCTCAAGGATGGCAGTGAAGATCCTTGACAAAACGGGACAAGGGAAAAAGGAGTTCTGGGCAGAAGTTGAAACTCTAGTTAAGGTTGATCATTTTAATTTGGTAAGACTGAAAGATTTCTGTGCAGAAAAAACCCATGTAATGCTCGTCTACGAGCATTTACCAAATGGGTCTCTAGATAAATGGATATTTCCGAACAAGATGCATCATTATATGCTGGAGTGGAAGACTAGACACAAAGTAGTTCTGAATATTGCAAGAGGATTAGCCTATCTACATGAGGATTGTTGA